The genome window GTCCCGGACCACTATCGAGTCCCGTCCGCACCAGAACGGTCCGCCCTCTCCCATTCGCAACCCCACACCAGCCCGAAGCGCCAGCGAGGGAAACCCCCAAGCGCCTCCGGCCACTCAGACGCAAACAGGCGAGCCGAAACGGCAAAACGAAAGCATACCCCAGCCACCGAGCAAACGCATCAGCAATCCGTGATGCATTCCCGCACGGGCGGCCCAGCGGACCACCGAGACACCTCCAGCTCGATCCCCCCCGGGAGGGCGAGGCTCCCGCCGAGCCGCAATCCAGGACCGACCCCCGTAGCCCCAGACCGCCCCAAATCGAAGGCCCGCGGCCTCCACGCCAACGGCATCCAACACTCCAAGCTCAGTCTGGCCCCCCCACACCAGCCCGAAGCGCAAGCGAGGGACAACGTCTGAACTCCCGCACTCGCACTTCGAGCCAGTGCGACCTGGACCGCGTCCGGCGCCGGTCCTCAAACAGCCCCGGGCCTCCACGCCAACGGCGTGAAACAACGCTAGCCTGGGGCAACGCCCCAGGTGGACCGCCCACAGGATCGACAAGCCCTGAAGGGGCGCAACAACGATCCGAAGACGGTCTTTCGCGCTACGCTCGGGATCTCCGGGACTCGCAAATGGACCACGAAACGCTCCCGGCTAACCGCCCGCCCGTCCCCCCGTCACCATCCCTCCGTGCCCCCCGAAAGCCGCTACACCTTCACCGACTACTCCCCCGACTGGCCATCCGCCTTCGAGCGGGAGTCCGCGCGCCTCCGCTCGCTCCTGGCGGACGAGCTCGTCGAAATCCACCACTTCGGCAGCACCTCCGTCCCCGGCCTCGCCGCCAAGCCCATCATCGACATCCTCCCCCTCGTCCGCCGCCTCGCCGCCGTCGACGAACTGACCCCCAAGCTCCAGGCCACCGGCTACCGCGCCTGGGGCGAATACGGCCTCCCCGGCCGCCGCTTCTTCACCCGCGACCACGAAGGTTTTCGCAGTCACAACATCCACATCTACGAAACCGGCTCCCCCGGCGTCGAGCGCCACCTGGCCTTCAGCGCGTACCTACGACACCACGAAGCCGCCCGCCAGGAGTACGAAGCCCTGAAACGCGAAGTCTACGCCCGCCACCCGGCGGACATCGTGGCATACAACGACGGGAAGGATGCCCTGATCAAGCGGCTGGAGGTCGTGGCGGT of Planctomyces sp. SH-PL14 contains these proteins:
- a CDS encoding GrpB family protein, encoding MPPESRYTFTDYSPDWPSAFERESARLRSLLADELVEIHHFGSTSVPGLAAKPIIDILPLVRRLAAVDELTPKLQATGYRAWGEYGLPGRRFFTRDHEGFRSHNIHIYETGSPGVERHLAFSAYLRHHEAARQEYEALKREVYARHPADIVAYNDGKDALIKRLEVVAVEWWRRRSR